The Candidatus Eremiobacterota bacterium genome contains the following window.
TGCACGATGTTCTTCCCGAGCGCCTCGAAGATCGGTTTCGCGCGCGCGAACGCCTCGTCGCTCCCGCCGACCATGATCGAGAGCGCCGCGTCGATCGCGCCCTTCTCGCCGCCACTGACCGGCGCGTCGAGCGAGGTGACGCCTTTCTTCGCGAGCTCGTCCGCCACGCGTTTGGTCGTCGCCGGCGCGATCGTGCTCATGTCGATCCACAGCGCGCCGGTTCGGATGCCGGCGATGATCCCGTCGTCGCCGAGCGCGACCGACGCGACGTCGGGCGAGTCCGGCAGCATCGTAATGACCACGTCGCTGCGCGCGGCGACATCGCGCGGCGTCTCGCCGGCTTGCGCACCGTCCGCGACGAGCTCGTCGACCGGACCGCGCGAGCGGTTCGAGACTGTCAGCGAGTAGCCGGCCTTCAGCAGGTTGCGGGCCATCGGCTTGCCCATGATGCCCAGGCCGATGAAGCCGATCGTCGGAAGCGCTTGCGCGGACATTGTTACGGTGCTGCGACCTCGTGCGTGCGAACGGTGCCGATCCACGCGAACGTGTCGGGGACCGGCTTCGAGGGACGGTATTCCAGACCGACCCAGCCGCCGTATCC
Protein-coding sequences here:
- a CDS encoding 2-hydroxy-3-oxopropionate reductase, whose product is MSAQALPTIGFIGLGIMGKPMARNLLKAGYSLTVSNRSRGPVDELVADGAQAGETPRDVAARSDVVITMLPDSPDVASVALGDDGIIAGIRTGALWIDMSTIAPATTKRVADELAKKGVTSLDAPVSGGEKGAIDAALSIMVGGSDEAFARAKPIFEALGKNIVHVGALGAGQVTKACNQIVVGVTIEAVAEALALAEAAGVDPVKVRAALLGGFAQSKILDVHGQRMIDRTFNPGFKSRLHRKDMSIAANAGDEHGLDLDAAKLVRAHFDELIARGDGERDHSALRLRYHTPAAVSGSS